Proteins found in one Falsirhodobacter algicola genomic segment:
- a CDS encoding flagellar biosynthetic protein FliQ — translation MTEAAIFDALRQAIWIAIQMSAPLLIVALIAGVVIGLLQALTSVQEMTLTFVPKVGAMLAVFWVSMSFMTSTLITFFHAVILPQIAGQ, via the coding sequence ATGACCGAGGCCGCGATCTTCGATGCGCTGCGTCAGGCGATCTGGATCGCGATCCAGATGTCGGCGCCGCTGCTGATCGTGGCGCTGATCGCCGGGGTGGTGATCGGCCTGCTGCAGGCCCTGACCTCGGTGCAGGAGATGACGCTGACCTTCGTGCCGAAGGTGGGCGCGATGCTGGCGGTGTTCTGGGTGTCGATGAGCTTCATGACCTCCACGCTGATTACCTTTTTTCATGCGGTGATCCTGCCGCAGATCGCGGGGCAGTAG
- the flgG gene encoding flagellar basal-body rod protein FlgG, whose product MKALQIAASGMAAQQMRVDVVSNNLANMSTTGYNARRAEFADLHYQQLARPGTVTSEDGSMMPTGIQLGLGVRPAAVSVVLAQGSLEQTGGDLDVAIEGSGYLEVSLPSGTSAYTRDGALKRSADGLIVTADGYEVAPGITIPDDARSVSISASGEVYAYFSDTVQPQLLGQMNLVGFTNAKGLEATGSNLFLESEASGPPLTGVAGEDGLGTLRQGYLEESSVDAVREVTELIKAQRGYELNSKVITAADQMLSTTAQVR is encoded by the coding sequence ATGAAGGCGCTTCAGATCGCGGCCTCCGGCATGGCGGCCCAGCAGATGCGGGTGGACGTGGTGTCCAACAACCTCGCGAACATGTCGACCACCGGATACAACGCCCGCCGCGCGGAGTTTGCGGACCTGCATTATCAGCAGCTGGCCCGTCCCGGCACCGTCACCTCCGAAGATGGGAGCATGATGCCGACGGGCATCCAACTGGGCCTTGGCGTGCGCCCGGCTGCGGTGTCGGTGGTGCTGGCGCAGGGCTCGCTGGAGCAGACGGGCGGCGATCTCGATGTCGCGATCGAGGGGAGCGGCTATCTGGAAGTCTCCCTGCCGAGCGGCACCTCCGCCTATACCCGCGACGGCGCGCTGAAACGGTCGGCCGATGGCCTGATCGTGACCGCCGACGGGTATGAGGTGGCGCCCGGCATCACCATCCCGGACGATGCGCGCAGCGTGTCGATCAGCGCCTCGGGCGAAGTTTACGCCTATTTCTCGGACACGGTGCAGCCGCAGCTTCTGGGGCAGATGAACCTCGTCGGGTTCACCAATGCCAAGGGGCTGGAGGCGACGGGCTCGAACCTGTTTCTCGAATCCGAGGCGTCCGGCCCGCCGCTGACCGGCGTTGCGGGCGAAGACGGGCTTGGTACCCTGCGCCAAGGCTATCTCGAGGAAAGCTCCGTCGATGCGGTGCGCGAGGTGACCGAACTCATCAAGGCGCAGCGCGGCTACGAGCTGAATTCAAAGGTCATCACTGCGGCGGATCAGATGCTGTCGACGACGGCGCAGGTCCGATGA
- a CDS encoding flagellar biosynthetic protein FliR, whose amino-acid sequence MMPLYQTLAELTGLVTDGAPTVLAVFLRVGAIMALLPGFGEATVPMRIRLAVTLAFTAIAAPLVTVPPLGLGGYGGEVLVGLLLGMGLRLFVLALQTAASIAAQAASLSQLIGGAGEPQPALGHLLLSAGLALAMAAGLHLRVVELIVGSYAALPAGQIPAAADIAGWGVPQVAHAFSLGFQLALPFVAGALIYNIAIGVINRAMPQLMVTMIGAPALVLGAMALLLVAAPVILTLWLGQFHTWLANPYE is encoded by the coding sequence ATGATGCCGCTGTATCAGACGCTGGCCGAATTGACGGGCCTTGTCACGGATGGCGCCCCGACGGTGCTGGCGGTGTTCCTGCGGGTCGGCGCGATCATGGCGCTGTTGCCCGGATTCGGGGAGGCGACGGTGCCGATGCGCATCCGTCTGGCGGTGACGCTGGCCTTCACCGCGATCGCCGCGCCGCTGGTGACGGTGCCGCCGCTTGGCCTTGGCGGCTATGGCGGCGAAGTTCTGGTGGGGCTGCTTCTGGGCATGGGTCTGCGCCTGTTCGTGCTGGCGCTTCAGACGGCGGCGAGCATTGCGGCGCAGGCCGCCTCGCTCTCCCAACTGATCGGCGGCGCGGGGGAGCCGCAGCCCGCCCTCGGCCACCTGCTGCTGTCGGCGGGGCTAGCACTGGCGATGGCCGCGGGCCTGCATCTGCGGGTGGTGGAACTGATCGTCGGCTCCTATGCGGCGCTGCCGGCGGGGCAGATCCCGGCGGCGGCGGATATCGCCGGATGGGGGGTGCCGCAGGTCGCCCATGCATTCAGCCTCGGCTTTCAACTGGCCCTGCCCTTCGTTGCCGGGGCGCTGATCTACAACATCGCCATCGGCGTCATCAACCGGGCCATGCCTCAACTGATGGTGACGATGATCGGCGCACCGGCGCTGGTCCTCGGGGCCATGGCGCTGCTGCTCGTCGCCGCGCCGGTGATCCTGACGCTGTGGCTGGGTCAGTTCCACACATGGCTCGCCAATCCCTATGAGTGA
- the fliE gene encoding flagellar hook-basal body complex protein FliE: MDITASLAAQSYARARPATQPQEGGIGALVGDFARTLAQGEQTATAVMTGGAEPQALVQALSASELAVETVVTVRDKVVEAYQDILRMQV; encoded by the coding sequence ATGGACATCACCGCCAGCCTTGCCGCGCAGAGTTATGCGCGCGCCCGCCCCGCCACCCAGCCGCAAGAAGGGGGGATCGGCGCGCTCGTCGGCGATTTCGCCCGCACGCTGGCGCAGGGCGAACAGACCGCCACCGCCGTCATGACCGGGGGGGCCGAACCGCAAGCGCTGGTGCAGGCGCTGTCGGCCTCCGAACTGGCGGTGGAGACGGTGGTGACCGTGCGCGACAAGGTCGTCGAGGCGTATCAGGACATCCTAAGGATGCAGGTATGA
- the flgC gene encoding flagellar basal body rod protein FlgC: protein MADLMQSLGIAASGMEAQGQRLRHVSENIANADTPGYHRKTISFAETVAGGVAAGPVRLDRRALDSVYDPGHPLADATGHYDGSNVDLVVEIADAREAQRSYDANLRMFDQARQMTQGLLELLRR, encoded by the coding sequence ATGGCCGACCTCATGCAGAGCCTCGGCATCGCCGCCTCGGGGATGGAGGCGCAGGGCCAGCGCCTGCGCCATGTGTCCGAGAATATCGCGAACGCGGACACGCCCGGCTATCACCGCAAGACGATCAGCTTTGCCGAGACGGTGGCCGGCGGCGTGGCGGCGGGGCCGGTGCGGCTCGATCGGCGCGCGCTCGACAGTGTCTACGACCCCGGCCATCCGCTGGCCGATGCCACGGGCCATTACGACGGCTCCAACGTGGACCTCGTGGTGGAGATCGCCGACGCCCGAGAGGCGCAGCGCAGCTACGACGCCAATCTTCGCATGTTCGATCAGGCGCGTCAGATGACGCAGGGCCTGCTCGAGCTTCTTCGCCGATAG
- a CDS encoding DUF1217 domain-containing protein, which produces MSFTPVLPMSGYGGWAFLQRTLPAQKAAFEGSATVQRSEDYFREKIGSITTGAELVADRRLLEVALGAFGLDDDINNKYFIRKVLDSDLGDDSSLANRLSDDRYAAMAKAFGFGGTAATGEAGFADQILSRYVDKQFMIAVGDQDVTLRVAMNAQVDLPELAASGGSENTMWYSVLGSEPLRELFQTAFGLPDSFASIDLDQQLSVLKERSRGLTGSTSPAAYADPEVFDKLLRRFLAMAQLQDGVSSTSPGATALSLLSGSGSASSILSIIV; this is translated from the coding sequence ATGAGCTTCACACCCGTCCTTCCGATGAGCGGTTATGGCGGCTGGGCTTTTCTGCAGCGCACGCTTCCGGCGCAGAAGGCCGCCTTCGAAGGCTCCGCCACCGTTCAGAGGAGCGAGGACTACTTTCGCGAAAAGATCGGCAGCATCACCACGGGGGCGGAACTGGTGGCCGATCGCCGCCTGCTGGAGGTGGCGCTGGGAGCCTTCGGACTGGATGACGACATCAACAACAAATACTTCATCCGCAAGGTGCTCGACAGCGATCTGGGGGATGACAGTTCGCTTGCGAACCGGCTCTCGGACGATCGTTATGCCGCGATGGCGAAGGCCTTCGGCTTTGGCGGTACGGCAGCGACGGGGGAGGCGGGCTTCGCCGATCAGATCCTGTCACGCTATGTCGACAAGCAGTTCATGATTGCCGTCGGCGATCAGGACGTAACCCTACGCGTCGCCATGAATGCGCAGGTCGATCTGCCGGAACTCGCCGCCAGCGGCGGGTCCGAGAACACCATGTGGTATTCGGTCCTCGGATCGGAGCCGCTGCGGGAACTGTTCCAGACCGCCTTCGGGCTGCCGGACAGCTTTGCCTCCATCGACCTCGATCAGCAGCTGTCCGTCCTGAAGGAGAGGTCGCGCGGGTTGACCGGAAGCACCTCGCCCGCGGCCTATGCCGACCCGGAGGTGTTCGACAAGCTGCTGCGGCGTTTCCTTGCGATGGCGCAGCTTCAGGATGGCGTGTCGAGCACGTCCCCCGGCGCGACGGCGCTTTCGCTGCTGTCGGGCAGCGGTTCGGCATCCTCCATCCTGTCCATCATCGTTTGA
- a CDS encoding flagellar hook-basal body complex protein translates to MDATGYVTLTRQSGLMREMQAVANNIANISTTGFRREGVVFTEFVRALDDAPSLSMATASARHVDLGQAGLTSTGGTFDLAIQGEGFFALQTPEGERLTRAGSFTPSAEGELVNPDGDLLLDDGGAPLFVPPDAGPVAIAADGTLSAGGQPLGRVGVVQPTDPMSLRHDGGTLFSASETEPAEGATIHQGMLEESNVDPVAEVARMIEVQRAYELGQGFLDREDERLRGVLQTLGQ, encoded by the coding sequence ATGGACGCCACGGGTTACGTCACGCTGACGCGGCAATCGGGCCTGATGCGCGAGATGCAGGCGGTTGCGAACAACATCGCCAACATCTCCACCACCGGGTTTCGCCGGGAGGGGGTGGTCTTCACCGAATTCGTCCGGGCGCTGGACGATGCGCCCTCGCTCTCGATGGCCACGGCCTCGGCGCGGCATGTGGATTTGGGGCAGGCGGGGCTGACCTCCACCGGCGGCACGTTCGATCTCGCGATTCAGGGGGAGGGGTTCTTCGCCCTTCAGACCCCGGAAGGGGAGCGTCTGACACGGGCCGGAAGCTTCACCCCCTCGGCCGAGGGGGAGCTCGTGAACCCCGATGGCGATCTGCTGCTCGACGATGGCGGCGCGCCGCTGTTCGTGCCGCCCGATGCGGGGCCAGTGGCGATCGCGGCGGATGGAACGCTCTCCGCCGGTGGGCAGCCGCTGGGCCGGGTGGGGGTGGTGCAGCCGACCGATCCGATGTCGCTGCGCCATGATGGCGGCACGCTCTTCAGCGCGTCCGAGACCGAACCGGCCGAAGGGGCGACGATCCATCAGGGCATGCTGGAGGAATCGAACGTCGATCCGGTGGCCGAGGTCGCTCGCATGATCGAGGTGCAGCGCGCCTATGAACTGGGCCAGGGCTTCCTGGACCGGGAGGATGAGCGCCTGCGAGGCGTCCTCCAGACGCTTGGACAGTAG
- the flgH gene encoding flagellar basal body L-ring protein FlgH: MRSLIVLLILLAGCGRLSQVGKAPDFTPLEGSSEYHAIYSTPMPDSVDPDTPVAASSLWTGGRASLFNDRRAEHRGDILTVVIEIDDKAEISNSTDRSRAGSDSMKIPSLVGLPQRLDRKLPDGATMADAVNTSSTHSYEGDGSVKRNEKLTLRVAATVVEELPNGVLRIEGEQEVRVNFELRQLIVTGYVRPADITRQNEITYDKIAGARISYGGRGQITDVQQPRYGQQITDIVLPF, translated from the coding sequence ATGCGTTCCCTGATCGTCCTGTTGATCCTTCTGGCGGGGTGCGGCCGGCTGTCCCAAGTGGGCAAGGCACCCGATTTCACCCCGCTGGAGGGGAGTTCCGAATATCACGCCATCTATTCGACACCGATGCCGGATTCGGTCGATCCCGACACGCCGGTCGCGGCGTCCTCGCTTTGGACGGGGGGGCGGGCCTCGCTCTTCAACGACCGGCGGGCCGAGCATCGGGGCGACATCCTGACCGTCGTGATCGAGATCGACGACAAGGCCGAGATCTCTAACAGCACCGATCGCTCGCGCGCCGGAAGCGACTCGATGAAGATTCCCTCGCTCGTCGGGTTGCCGCAGCGGTTGGATCGCAAGCTGCCGGATGGGGCGACGATGGCCGATGCGGTCAACACATCCTCGACGCACAGCTATGAAGGGGATGGGTCGGTGAAACGGAACGAGAAACTGACCCTGCGCGTCGCCGCCACCGTGGTGGAGGAGCTGCCGAACGGCGTCCTGCGGATCGAGGGCGAACAGGAGGTCCGCGTGAACTTCGAGCTGCGCCAACTGATCGTGACCGGCTATGTCCGGCCCGCCGACATCACGCGGCAGAACGAGATCACCTATGACAAGATTGCCGGGGCGCGCATTTCCTATGGCGGGCGCGGGCAGATCACCGATGTGCAGCAGCCGCGCTATGGCCAGCAGATCACCGACATCGTGTTGCCGTTCTGA
- a CDS encoding FliI/YscN family ATPase — MPQHFEGLIAQLNSLQVARRIGRIAALEAGRIRVTGLSDVAALGDRLRLNGREGEVIGLSASDLIVLPEEPPEGLAIGGPVEHLGPPMLAPDDAWIGRIVDPLGRPLDGRPLLPGAAPRPFTAPPPPAAQRRALGHRLTTGLALFNTLLPLVTGQRIGLFAGSGVGKSTLLAQLARGIEADIVVIALIGERGREVREFVEEVLGPEGMARAVVVAATSDQSPLMRRRCALAAMAVAEHFRDRGRHVLLLADSITRFAEAHREVATAAGEAASLRGFPPSTSHAIMSLAERAGPGRADQGDITAVFTVLVAGSDMDEPVADILRGTIDGHVVMDRAIAERGRFPAVDVLRSVSRSLPAAATPEENAQIQAARRVLGAWDRAEMMVQAGLYAKGSDPAVDEALRIWPHLDAFCAGTAGDIPSAFAGLAACLKR; from the coding sequence ATGCCGCAGCATTTCGAGGGGCTGATCGCCCAGCTGAACAGCCTTCAGGTGGCCCGCCGCATCGGCCGCATCGCCGCGCTGGAGGCTGGGCGTATCCGGGTGACCGGCCTGTCGGACGTTGCGGCCCTCGGCGATCGTCTGCGCCTGAACGGGCGCGAGGGCGAGGTGATCGGCCTGTCCGCCAGCGACCTGATCGTCCTGCCGGAGGAGCCGCCGGAGGGGTTGGCGATCGGCGGCCCGGTGGAGCATCTGGGACCGCCGATGCTGGCCCCAGACGATGCGTGGATCGGCCGCATCGTTGATCCGCTGGGCCGCCCGCTGGATGGGCGCCCCCTGCTGCCGGGGGCTGCGCCGCGCCCCTTCACGGCGCCGCCGCCCCCCGCTGCGCAGCGCCGCGCCCTCGGCCATCGGCTGACCACGGGGCTGGCGCTGTTCAACACCCTCCTCCCCCTCGTGACCGGGCAGCGCATCGGCCTGTTCGCGGGCTCGGGCGTCGGGAAATCGACGCTGCTGGCGCAGTTGGCCCGCGGGATCGAGGCCGATATCGTGGTGATCGCCCTGATCGGCGAACGGGGGCGCGAGGTGCGCGAATTCGTGGAGGAGGTTCTTGGCCCCGAGGGTATGGCCCGCGCGGTCGTCGTCGCCGCCACCTCCGACCAGTCGCCCCTGATGCGGCGGCGCTGCGCGTTGGCCGCCATGGCCGTGGCCGAGCATTTCCGCGATCGGGGCCGCCATGTGCTGCTTTTGGCCGATTCGATCACCCGTTTCGCCGAAGCGCATCGCGAGGTCGCCACCGCCGCCGGAGAGGCGGCGAGCCTGCGGGGATTTCCCCCCTCCACATCCCACGCGATCATGTCGCTGGCCGAACGGGCCGGGCCGGGCCGGGCGGATCAGGGGGACATCACGGCGGTCTTCACGGTGCTCGTCGCAGGCTCGGACATGGACGAACCTGTGGCCGACATTCTGCGCGGCACGATCGACGGGCATGTCGTGATGGATCGGGCCATCGCGGAACGGGGGCGCTTTCCGGCGGTGGACGTGCTCCGCTCCGTCTCGCGCAGCCTGCCCGCGGCGGCCACGCCCGAAGAGAATGCTCAGATACAGGCGGCGCGCCGCGTGCTTGGCGCATGGGACCGGGCCGAGATGATGGTGCAGGCCGGGCTCTATGCCAAAGGGTCCGACCCTGCGGTGGATGAGGCGTTGCGCATCTGGCCGCATCTCGATGCGTTCTGCGCCGGAACGGCCGGCGACATTCCAAGCGCCTTTGCCGGGCTTGCCGCCTGCCTCAAACGATGA
- the flgA gene encoding flagellar basal body P-ring formation chaperone FlgA — MRWLFALLLLPGPALADTVVASRTIRADTVLAATDLALLPQDTEGALDDPRLAVGMEARVTLYANRPIRPEDLGPPALVDRNQLVSLSFHSGTLSILTEGRALGRGGVGDVIRVMNLASRTTVTGRVTPDGGVIVGPNP, encoded by the coding sequence ATGAGGTGGCTGTTCGCCCTTCTGTTGCTGCCGGGACCGGCGCTGGCCGATACGGTCGTCGCCAGCCGCACGATCCGCGCCGACACCGTGCTGGCGGCCACCGATCTGGCGCTGCTGCCGCAGGATACGGAGGGCGCGCTCGACGATCCGCGCCTTGCCGTCGGGATGGAGGCCCGCGTGACCCTCTATGCGAACCGCCCGATCCGGCCCGAAGATCTCGGGCCGCCCGCGCTCGTCGATCGCAATCAACTCGTGTCCCTGTCCTTTCACAGCGGCACCCTGTCCATCCTGACCGAAGGGCGGGCGCTGGGCCGCGGCGGGGTCGGTGATGTGATCCGCGTCATGAATCTTGCCTCGCGCACCACCGTGACGGGCCGCGTCACTCCGGATGGCGGCGTGATCGTCGGGCCGAACCCCTAG
- a CDS encoding FlgB family protein produces MFDMIILSRMAQAMAQHAGERQALAAQNVANADTPGFKARDLAPFADIYEGGALRTTRPAHLTAVADTVPAVSTTAMADPNGNTVSLETEMLRAADIKQEHDIALTVYRATTDILRTALGRG; encoded by the coding sequence ATGTTCGATATGATCATCTTGTCACGCATGGCGCAGGCCATGGCCCAGCATGCCGGGGAACGGCAGGCGCTCGCGGCGCAGAACGTCGCCAATGCCGACACGCCGGGCTTCAAGGCGCGCGACCTCGCGCCCTTCGCCGACATCTACGAAGGCGGCGCCCTGCGCACGACGCGGCCCGCGCATCTGACAGCGGTCGCCGATACGGTGCCTGCGGTCTCCACCACCGCCATGGCCGATCCGAACGGCAACACCGTCTCGTTGGAGACGGAGATGCTGCGCGCCGCCGATATCAAGCAGGAGCATGACATCGCCCTGACCGTCTATCGCGCGACGACCGACATCCTGCGCACCGCATTGGGGAGGGGCTGA
- the flbT gene encoding flagellar biosynthesis repressor FlbT, translating into MSGLVLKLGPNERVLINGAVIENGDRRTRLTIRSPDVKILRLRDALHPDQVTTPVRRVCYIAQLMLSGDAEPGAGRRQLLCGIEQLSQALIDQDSRSLLTQATAAALADQPYAALRALRALLPREERLLAQ; encoded by the coding sequence ATGAGCGGCCTCGTCTTGAAGCTCGGCCCCAACGAACGCGTGCTGATTAACGGCGCCGTGATCGAAAATGGCGACCGGCGCACCCGGCTGACGATCCGCAGCCCGGATGTGAAGATCCTGCGCCTGCGCGATGCGCTGCATCCCGATCAGGTCACGACGCCGGTGCGCCGTGTCTGCTATATCGCGCAACTGATGCTGTCGGGCGATGCCGAACCGGGGGCGGGCCGTCGTCAGCTCCTCTGCGGTATCGAACAGCTGAGCCAAGCGCTGATCGATCAGGACAGCCGCTCGCTGCTGACGCAGGCGACGGCGGCGGCGCTGGCCGATCAGCCCTATGCCGCGCTGCGGGCCCTGCGGGCCCTGCTCCCGCGCGAGGAACGGCTGCTGGCGCAATGA
- a CDS encoding flagellar biosynthesis protein FlhB, whose product MSDEGEKEFAASRQRLDEARKKGEIPRSTDLTWAGACAGLVLAATLSGPGLRKAGGILQTVIAQADRMAPMMRDGAAPVLSDVVGALLGALAPLFALPLLGAVLALGLQRAFLFTPSRLAPKLDRISPLAAAKNRFGRQGLSEFGKSLAKMLVVGVVLTLFLKARLPTLLITIETDPGIGVALLLRMILHFLGVVLVIALAFGAADYLWQRHEHGRRNRMSRQEMMDEHKTAEGDPHMKAQRRQRGMDMAMNQMLADVPKADVVLVNPTHYAVALAWDRASGRAPVCVAKGTDAIAARIREAAATAGVPIHRDPPTARVLHAALAIGDEIHPDHYRAVAAAIRFAETLRRRAKDRG is encoded by the coding sequence ATGAGTGACGAGGGCGAGAAGGAGTTCGCCGCCTCCCGCCAGCGGCTCGACGAGGCCCGCAAGAAGGGTGAGATCCCCCGCTCGACCGATCTGACGTGGGCCGGGGCCTGCGCCGGGCTGGTGCTGGCGGCCACCCTGTCTGGGCCGGGCCTGCGCAAAGCCGGAGGCATCCTGCAGACGGTCATTGCGCAGGCGGACCGCATGGCCCCGATGATGCGGGACGGCGCGGCGCCGGTGCTGAGCGATGTGGTGGGCGCGCTGCTGGGGGCGCTGGCCCCGCTTTTCGCCCTACCGCTGCTTGGAGCGGTGCTGGCGCTGGGGCTGCAACGCGCGTTTCTGTTCACCCCGTCGCGGCTTGCGCCGAAGCTGGACCGGATCTCACCGCTCGCGGCGGCGAAGAACCGTTTCGGGCGGCAGGGTCTGTCGGAGTTCGGCAAGAGCCTTGCAAAGATGCTGGTCGTCGGGGTCGTGCTGACGCTGTTCCTGAAGGCTCGGCTTCCCACCCTGTTGATCACGATCGAAACCGACCCGGGCATCGGCGTTGCGCTGCTGCTGCGGATGATCCTGCATTTCCTCGGGGTCGTGCTGGTGATCGCGCTGGCCTTCGGCGCGGCCGATTACCTGTGGCAGCGGCACGAACATGGGCGGCGCAACCGCATGTCCCGGCAAGAGATGATGGACGAGCACAAGACCGCCGAGGGCGATCCCCACATGAAGGCGCAGCGGCGGCAGCGCGGGATGGATATGGCGATGAACCAGATGCTGGCCGATGTGCCCAAGGCCGACGTCGTACTAGTGAACCCGACGCATTACGCCGTGGCGCTGGCATGGGACCGCGCCTCGGGCCGGGCGCCGGTCTGCGTGGCCAAGGGCACGGACGCCATCGCCGCCCGCATCCGCGAGGCGGCGGCCACGGCCGGCGTGCCCATTCACCGCGATCCCCCCACCGCGCGGGTTCTGCACGCCGCGCTGGCCATCGGGGATGAAATCCACCCCGACCATTACCGCGCAGTGGCGGCGGCCATCCGCTTTGCCGAAACGCTGCGCCGCCGCGCAAAGGACCGAGGATGA
- the flaF gene encoding flagellar biosynthesis regulator FlaF: protein MTALAPHRNAYAEPGSPARDARGIEYDAFVRVTKDIAHAEESGNFPALAAALDANRRLWVLLRRDLMQEGNALPISLRARLIGLADFTAQHSARVLRRTAEVGALIEINTAVMRGLRGDAGI, encoded by the coding sequence TTGACTGCCCTTGCCCCCCACCGCAACGCCTATGCCGAGCCGGGATCCCCGGCCCGCGATGCCCGAGGCATCGAGTACGACGCCTTCGTGCGCGTCACCAAAGACATCGCCCATGCCGAAGAGTCCGGGAATTTCCCCGCGCTTGCCGCCGCATTGGACGCCAATCGCCGCCTATGGGTGCTGCTGCGCCGCGACCTGATGCAGGAGGGGAACGCCCTTCCCATTTCGTTGCGCGCCCGCCTGATCGGATTGGCCGATTTCACCGCGCAGCACAGCGCCAGGGTTCTGCGCCGCACCGCCGAGGTGGGCGCGCTGATCGAGATCAACACCGCTGTCATGCGCGGCTTGCGCGGGGATGCGGGGATATGA
- a CDS encoding flagellar basal body-associated FliL family protein: MMRALVPILLAVVALVGGVGAGYALRPASEAEEAPAPAADTAHDYVKLSNQFVVPVLNRGRVTAMVILSLSLETVPDSSATVYAREPKLRDSFLKVLFDHANTGGFDNSFTDADNLVVLRRSLLEAAQRVLGDIVSDVLIVDIMRQDA; the protein is encoded by the coding sequence CTGATGCGCGCGCTGGTTCCGATCCTGCTTGCGGTGGTGGCGCTCGTGGGCGGCGTGGGCGCGGGCTATGCCCTGCGCCCCGCCTCCGAGGCCGAAGAGGCCCCAGCCCCGGCCGCCGATACCGCCCATGATTATGTGAAGCTGAGCAACCAGTTCGTCGTGCCGGTGCTGAACCGGGGGCGGGTGACGGCCATGGTCATCCTGTCGCTCAGCCTCGAAACGGTGCCCGATTCCTCGGCCACCGTCTACGCGCGCGAGCCGAAGCTGCGAGACAGCTTCCTCAAGGTACTGTTCGATCACGCCAATACCGGTGGTTTCGACAACAGCTTCACCGATGCCGACAATCTCGTCGTGCTGCGCCGCTCGCTGCTGGAGGCGGCGCAGAGGGTGCTCGGGGATATCGTCTCGGACGTGCTGATCGTGGATATCATGCGCCAGGATGCGTGA